A part of Anabas testudineus chromosome 7, fAnaTes1.2, whole genome shotgun sequence genomic DNA contains:
- the LOC113167238 gene encoding solute carrier family 26 member 6-like, producing MDKKEYVVHREVLDDERLDEVAQKGTWSTQLTIAERVKESFRCSVSRLKLMVLSWVPVLSWLPHYPVKENIMGDLISGCSVAIMHLPQGLAYAPLAGLRPVFGLYTSFYPVLIYFIFGTSRHISIGTFAVVSMMVGSVVERLAPDANFIGNGTNGTNVNTDARDAYRVQIASSLAVLTGIFQILLGVVKFGFVVNYLSEPLVRAYTTGSAFLVCVSQLKYIFGITPSQFSGPLSVIYTLVDICQLLPKTKVPELLVSVVALTILIAIKGISAYYRQKLPLPIPIELFLIVAATLATHFGGLNSKYDIGVVGQIPSGLEAPSAPDATLFTQLIGDAFAVAVVSYTISISLAKTFALKHGYKVENNQELLALGLSNTVGGFFQCYSVTASLSRTLVQESTGGKTQVAGIFSSIILLIAILQIGSFFEDLPMAILAAIVVVNLKGMFMQFVDLPMLWRTNKVDLLVWLVTFISTILLNLDLGLAVSVGFAIITLILRIQRPHYSILGLLSGTDLYLDIETYKEAKEIPGIKIFRSSASINYTNAEMYVDALQEKSGIDFGKLLSAHKKQEAELKQKQDIEKNEAEKEAKNQVFGQVSSGIFTLNEITEEKRGLTRQIRDIVSDFSLTERFPSGLGTGRVNWAFQHDPTISISDSDMGCHGDDGINQTLSDGDEEQGRVFRQGTHSIILDMSTTSFVDTVTVNTLKNIFSDLEQINLDIYLAGCQVCVVKQLETAGFFSEFIPKSKLFVTVHDAVLHVRKKHSRTDLLSDDSNITKM from the exons ATGGATAAAAAGGAATATGTTGTACACAGGGAAGTTCTGGATGATGAACGTCTGGATGAAGTGGCACAAAAAGGGACGTGGTCCACTCAACTAACTATTGCTGAAAGGGTGAAAGAGTCCTTCAG GTGTTCGGTGTCCAGGCTGAAGCTCATGGTGTTGAGTTGGGTGCCTGTCCTAAGCTGGCTGCCTCATTACCCCGTTAAAGAGAACATCATGGGGGATCTCATCTCTGGCTGCAGTGTGGCCATCATGCATCTGCCACAAG GTCTAGCATATGCTCCCCTGGCTGGCTTACGCCCGGTGTTCGGTCTGTACACATCTTTCTATCCAGTGTTGATCTACTTCATCTTTGGGACATCCAGGCACATCTCCATAG GTACATTTGCTGTGGTCAGCATGATGGTTGGGAGTGTGGTAGAGAGGCTGGCACCTGATGCAAACTTCATTGGAAATGGCACTAATGGGACCAATGTGAACACTGATGCACGTGACGCCTACAGAGTTCAGATCGCAAGTTCCCTCGCAGTTTTAACAGGAATCTTTCAG ATCCTCTTGGGTGTAGTGAAGTTTGGATTTGTGGTAAACTACCTGTCTGAGCCATTGGTTCGTGCTTACACCACAGGATCAGCATTTCTAGTATGCGTCTCCCAGCTAAAGTACATTTTTGGAATCACACCATCTCAATTCAGTGGTCCTCTGAGTGTCATTTAT ACTCTGGTGGATATTTGTCAACTTCTGCCTAAGACTAAAGTGCCAGAGTTGTTGGTCAGCGTGGTGGCACTCACCATTCTCATTGCAATCAAAGGAATCAGTGCCTACTACAGACAGAAGCTGCCTCTGCCCATCCCTATAGAGCTCTTTCTT ATTGTAGCAGCTACACTCGCCACTCACTTTGGAGGCCTTAACAGTAAATATGATATTGGTGTGGTTGGACAGATTCCCAGCGG ACTTGAGGCCCCTTCTGCTCCAGATGCCACATTGTTCACACAGCTGATAGGTGATGCTTTTGCTGTAGCTGTAGTGAGCTATACCATCAGCATCTCCTTGGCAAAAACATTTGCCCTAAAACATGGCTACAAGGTGGAGAACAACCAA gAGCTTCTTGCCCTGGGCCTCAGTAACACTGTTGGTGGCTTTTTTCAGTGTTACTCTGTAACTGCTTCTCTGTCTCGCACCCTTGTCCAGGAGAGCACAGGGGGCAAGACACAA GTAGCTGGCATTTTTTCATCCATCATTTTGCTGATTGCAATTTTGCAAATAGGTTCTTTCTTTGAAGATCTTCCAATG GCTATCCTAGCTGCAATAGTGGTTGTGAATTTAAAAGGAATGTTTATGCAGTTTGTCGACCTCCCTATGCTGTGGAGGACCAACAAAGTTGATCTG CTGGTTTGGCTGGTAACTTTCATAAGTACCATTCTGCTCAACCTGGACCTGGGTCTGGCTGTCTCTGTTGGATTTGCCATAATTACTCTCATCTTAAGAATACAACG ACCACACTACTCTATCTTGGGGCTTCTGTCAGGCACTGACTTGTATCTGGACATAGAGACCTACAAAGAG GCTAAAGAGATTCCTGGAATTAAAATCTTCCGTTCATCTGCATCTATTAACTACACCAATGCTGAGATGTACGTGGATGCCCTGCAAGAGAAG AGTGGAATTGACTTTGgaaagctgctgtctgcacacaagaaacaggaagcagagctgAAGCAAAAACAAGATATAGAGAAGAATGAGGCGGAAAAGGAGGCAAAA AACCAAGTTTTCGGACAAGTGTCCAGTGGCATATTCACCTTAAATGAGATCACTGAGGAGAAAAGGGGACTGACGAGACAAATCCGGGACATTGTTTCAGACTTCAGCCTGACGGAGAGGTTTCCTAGTGGCCTTGGTACAGGCCGAGTAAACTGGGCTTTCCAACATGACCCAACCATCTCAATCTCAGATTCAGACATGGGTTGCCACGGTGATGACGGCATCAATCAGACATTGTCTGATGGTGATGAAGAGCAGGGAAGGGTCTTCAGACAAGGCACACACAGCATCATCTTGGACATGTCAACAACCAGCTTTGTGGACACAGTCACTGTGAATACGCTGAAAAAT ATTTTCTCGGACCTTGAGCAGATAAATTTAGACATCTATTTAGCAGGCTGCCAAG TTTGTGTTGTGAAGCAGCTGGAAACTGCAGGCTTCTTCTCGGAGTTCATCCCAAAGAGCAAGCTGTTTGTCACTGTTCATGATGCCGTGCTCCATGTTCGAAAGAAACACAGTCGGACAGACCTCCTATCT GATGATTCTAACATCACCAAGATGTGA
- the LOC113167184 gene encoding prestin-like, which produces MDKKEYVVHREVLDDARLDEVAQKGTWSTQLTIAERVKESFRCSVSRLKLMVLSWVPVLSWLPHYPVKENIMGDLISGCSVAIMHLSQALSFLFHPQILLGVVKFGFVVNYLSEPLVRAYTTGSAFLVCVSQLKYIFGITLSQFSGPLSVIYTLVDICQLLPKTKVPELLVSVVALTILIAIKGISAYYRQKLPLPIPVELFLIVAATLATHFGDLNSKYDIGVVGQIPNRLEAPSAPDATLFTQLIGDAFAVAVVSYTTSISLAKTFALKHGYKVENNQELLALGLSNTVGGFFQCYSVTACLSRTLVQESTGGKTQVAGIFSSIILLIAILQIGSFFEDLPMAVLATIVVVNLKGMFEQFVDLPMLWTTNKVDLLVWLVTFISTILLNLDLGLAVSVGFAIITLILRIQRTVPVVIFILGLVSGTDLYLEIETYKEAKEIPGIKIFRSSATINYTNAEMYVDALQEKSGIDFGKLLSAHKKQEAELKQKQDIEKNKAKKKAKKQIFLDLGQINLDIYLAGCQVCVVKPLETGFFSEFIPKSKLFVTVHDAVLHVRKKHSQTDLKPDVSTSTKMLPAEVRLFQLPPSSSCSSSS; this is translated from the exons ATGGATAAAAAGGAATATGTTGTACATAGGGAAGTTCTGGATGATGCACGTCTGGATGAAGTGGCACAAAAAGGGACGTGGTCCACTCAACTAACTATTGCTGAAAGGGTGAAAGAGTCCTTCAG GTGTTCGGTGTCCAGGCTGAAGCTCATGGTGTTGAGTTGGGTGCCTGTCCTAAGCTGGCTGCCTCATTACCCCGTTAAAGAGAACATCATGGGGGATCTCATCTCTGGCTGCAGTGTGGCCATAATGCACCTGTCACAAG ctctctcctttcttttccatCCTCAGATCCTCTTGGGTGTAGTGAAGTTTGGATTTGTGGTAAACTACCTGTCTGAGCCATTGGTTCGTGCTTACACCACAGGATCAGCATTTCTAGTATGCGTCTCCCAGCTAAAGTACATTTTTGGAATCACACTATCTCAATTCAGTGGTCCTCTGAGCGTCATTTAT ACTCTGGTGGATATTTGTCAACTTCTGCCTAAGACTAAAGTGCCAGAGTTGTTGGTCAGCGTGGTGGCACTCACCATTCTCATTGCAATCAAAGGAATCAGTGCCTACTACAGACAGAAGCTGCCTCTGCCCATCCCTGTAGAGCTCTTTCTT ATTGTAGCAGCTACACTCGCCACTCACTTTGGAGACCTTAACAGTAAATATGATATTGGTGTGGTTGGACAGATTCCCAACAG ACTTGAGGCCCCTTCTGCTCCAGATGCCACATTGTTCACACAGCTGATAGGTGATGCTTTTGCTGTAGCTGTAGTGAGCTATACCACCAGCATCTCCTTGGCAAAAACATTTGCCCTAAAACATGGCTACAAGGTGGAGAACAACCAG GAGCTTCTTGCCCTGGGCCTCAGTAACACTGTTGGTGGCTTTTTTCAGTGTTACTCTGTAACTGCCTGTCTGTCTCGTACCCTTGTCCAGGAGAGCACAGGGGGCAAAACACAA GTAGCTGGAATTTTTTCATCTATAATTTTGCTGATTGCAATTTTGCAAATAGGTTCTTTCTTTGAAGATCTCCCAATG gcTGTCTTAGCTACAATAGTGGTTGTGAACCTAAAAGGAATGTTTGAGCAGTTTGTCGACCTCCCTATGCTGTGGACAACCAACAAAGTTGATTTG CTGGTTTGGCTGGTAACTTTCATAAGTACCATTCTGCTCAACCTGGACCTGGGTCTGGCTGTCTCTGTTGGATTTGCTATAATTACTCTCATCTTAAGAATACAACG CACTGTACCTGTTGTAATATTCATTTTGGGGCTTGTGTCAGGCACTGACTTGTATCTGGAAATAGAGACCTACAAAGAG GCTAAAGAGATTCCTGGAATTAAAATCTTCCGTTCATCTGCAACTATCAACTACACCAATGCTGAGATGTACGTGGATGCCCTGCAAGAGAAG AGTGGAATTGACTTTGgaaagctgctgtctgcacacaagaaacaggaagcagagctgAAGCAAAAACAAGATATAGAGAAGAATAAGGCAAAAAAGAAGGCAAAGAAACAA ATTTTCTTGGACCTTGGGCAGATAAATTTAGACATCTATTTAGCAGGCTGCCAAG TCTGTGTTGTGAAGCCGCTGGAAACTGGTTTCTTCTCGGAGTTCATCCCAAAGAGCAAGCTGTTTGTCACAGTTCATGATGCCGTGCTCCATGTTCGAAAGAAACACAGCCAGACAGACCTCAAACCT GATGTTTCCACAAGCACCAAGATGTTACCAGCAGAGGTCAGACTGTTCCAACTCCCGccatcttcctcctgctcctcctcttcttaa
- the LOC113167239 gene encoding solute carrier family 26 member 6-like encodes MDMDKREYVVHREVLDDARLDEVAQKGTWSTQLTIAERAKESFRCSVSRLKLMVLSWVPVLSWLPHYPIKENIMGDLISGCSVAIMHLSQGLAYAPLAGLRPVFGLYTSFYPVLIYFIFGTSRHISIGTFAVVSMMVGSVVERLAPDANFIGNGTNGTNVNTDARDAYRVQITSSLAVLTGIFQILLGVVKFGFVVNYLSEPLVRAYTTGSAFLVCISQLKYIFGVTPSQFSGPLSVIYTLVDICQLLPKTKVQELLVSVVALTILIAIKGISAYYRQKLPLPIPVELFLIVAATLATHFGDLNSKYDIGVIGEIPTRLEAPSAPDATLFTQLIGDAFAVAVVSYTTSISLAKTFALKHGYKVENNQELLALGLSNTVGGFFQCYSVTACLSRTLVQESTGGKTQVAGIFSSIILLIAILQIGSFFEDLPVAVLATIVVVNLKGMFEQFVDLPMLWTTNKVDLLIWLVTFISTILLNLDLGLAVSVGFAIITLILRIQRPHYSILGLLSGTDLYLDIETYKEAKEIPGIKIFRSSASINYTNAEMYVDALQEKSGIDFGKLLSAHKKQEAELKQKQDIEKNKAEKEAKNQVFGQVSSGIFTLNEITEEKRGLTRQIRDIVSDFSLTERFPSGLGTGRVNWAFQHDPTISNSDSDMGCHGDDGINQTLSDGDEEQGRVFRQGTHSIILDMSTTSFVDTVTVNTLKNIFLDLGQINLDIYLAGCQVCVVKQLETAGFFSEFIPKSKLFVTVHDAVLHVRKKHNQTDLKPDDSNITKM; translated from the exons ATGGACATGGATAAAAGGGAATATGTTGTACACAGGGAAGTTCTGGATGATGCACGTCTGGATGAAGTGGCACAAAAAGGGACGTGGTCCACTCAACTAACTATTGCTGAAAGGGCGAAAGAGTCCTTCAG GTGTTCGGTGTCCAGGCTGAAGCTCATGGTGTTGAGTTGGGTGCCTGTCCTAAGCTGGCTGCCTCATTACCccattaaagaaaacatcatgGGGGATCTCATCTCTGGCTGCAGTGTGGCCATAATGCACCTGTCCCAAG GTCTAGCATATGCTCCCCTGGCTGGCTTACGCCCTGTGTTCGGTCTGTACACATCTTTCTATCCAGTGTTGATCTACTTCATCTTTGGGACATCCAGGCACATCTCCATAG GTACGTTTGCTGTGGTCAGCATGATGGTTGGGAGTGTGGTAGAGAGGCTGGCACCAGATGCAAACTTCATTGGAAATGGCACTAATGGGACAAATGTGAACACTGATGCACGTGACGCCTACAGAGTTCAGATCACAAGTTCCCTCGCAGTCTTAACAGGAATCTTTCAG ATCCTCTTGGGTGTAGTGAAGTTTGGATTTGTGGTAAACTACCTGTCTGAGCCATTGGTTCGTGCTTACACCACAGGATCAGCATTTCTAGTATGCATCTCCCAGCTAAAGTACATTTTTGGAGTCACACCATCTCAATTCAGTGGTCCTCTGAGCGTCATTTAT ACTCTGGTGGATATTTGTCAACTTCTGCCTAAGACTAAAGTGCAAGAGTTGTTGGTCAGCGTGGTGGCACTCACCATTCTCATTGCAATCAAAGGAATCAGTGCCTACTACAGACAGAAGCTGCCTCTGCCCATCCCTGTAGAGCTCTTTCTT ATTGTAGCAGCTACACTCGCCACTCACTTTGGAGACCTTAACAGTAAATATGATATTGGTGTAATTGGGGAGATTCCCACAAG ACTTGAGGCCCCTTCTGCTCCAGATGCCACATTGTTCACACAGCTGATAGGTGATGCTTTTGCTGTAGCTGTAGTGAGCTATACCACCAGCATCTCCTTGGCAAAAACATTTGCCCTAAAACATGGCTACAAGGTGGAGAACAACCAG GAGCTTCTTGCCCTGGGCCTCAGTAACACTGTTGGTGGCTTTTTTCAGTGTTACTCTGTAACTGCCTGTCTGTCTCGTACCCTTGTCCAGGAGAGCACAGGGGGCAAAACACAA GTAGCTGGAATTTTTTCATCTATAATTTTGCTGATTGCAATTTTGCAAATAGGTTCTTTCTTTGAAGATCTCCCAGTG gCTGTCTTAGCTACAATAGTGGTTGTGAACCTAAAAGGAATGTTTGAGCAGTTTGTCGACCTCCCTATGCTGTGGACGACCAACAAAGTTGATCTG CTGATTTGGCTGGTAACTTTCATAAGTACCATTCTGCTCAACCTGGACCTGGGTCTGGCTGTCTCTGTTGGATTTGCCATAATTACTCTCATCTTAAGAATACAACG acCTCACTACTCTATCTTGGGGCTTCTTTCAGGCACTGACTTGTATCTGGACATAGAGACCTACAAAGAG GCTAAAGAGATTCCTGGAATTAAAATCTTCCGATCATCTGCATCTATTAACTACACCAATGCTGAGATGTACGTGGATGCCCTGCAAGAgaag AGTGGAATTGACTTTGgaaagctgctgtctgcacacaagaaacaggaagcagagctgAAGCAAAAACAAGATATAGAGAAGAATAAGGCGGAAAAGGAGGCAAAA AACCAAGTTTTCGGACAAGTGTCCAGTGGCATATTCACCTTAAATGAGATCACTGAGGAGAAAAGGGGACTGACGAGACAAATCCGGGACATTGTTTCAGACTTCAGCCTGACGGAGAGGTTTCCTAGTGGCCTTGGTACAGGCCGAGTAAACTGGGCTTTCCAACATGACCCAACCATCTCAAACTCAGATTCAGACATGGGTTGCCACGGTGATGACGGCATCAATCAGACATTGTCCGATGGTGATGAAGAGCAGGGAAGGGTCTTCAGACAAGGCACACACAGCATCATCTTGGACATGTCAACAACCAGCTTTGTGGACACAGTCACTGTGAATACGCTGAAAAAT ATTTTCTTGGACCTTGGGCAGATAAATTTAGACATCTATTTAGCAGGCTGCCAAG TTTGTGTTGTTAAGCAGCTGGAAACTGCAGGTTTCTTCTCGGAGTTCATCCCAAAGAGCAAGCTGTTTGTCACAGTTCATGATGCCGTGCTTCATGTTCGAAAGAAACACAACCAGACAGACCTCAAACCT GATGATTCTAACATTACCAAGATGTGA